From Sulfuracidifex tepidarius, one genomic window encodes:
- the thiD gene encoding bifunctional hydroxymethylpyrimidine kinase/phosphomethylpyrimidine kinase — protein sequence MKNRPIAMIIAGSDSGGGAGLQADLKTLTSMGVFGVTVVTGLTAQNTTGVSSIFKVDPSFVSSQFDAIMSDFDVKFGKTGMLGDENIINAVSKKMKEYNLKIVVDPVMVSKTGSPLIDDRAIDALRPLMKEALISTPNKYEAERLTKDRISSIDDMKRVSKKLYESVGNVVVKGGNTFGVDVAIVDGQEIELRTQKVNTQNLHGSGDVFSASIVGYLSKGIPLLQAIKQAKEFTYFSIVNSLSIGKGKGPVDPFSNAEAIIEREEGRRTLEELLYFMESSKAFMKLLRDDFKVNVSYLTSYGDVISLAGGLIKYLDKVKIDGPLLVNVENEISKISRKTGRRINVLLPFSQSILKKAESGIIKLTESGIEGDAMIYGGNLLLMASTLYEMQNKLEVLWS from the coding sequence ATGAAAAACAGACCAATAGCGATGATCATAGCGGGGAGCGACTCTGGAGGGGGTGCCGGACTTCAGGCAGACTTGAAGACTCTCACTTCAATGGGAGTTTTCGGTGTTACCGTGGTGACCGGATTGACAGCACAGAACACTACCGGAGTTTCATCAATATTCAAGGTGGACCCTTCCTTCGTGTCGTCTCAGTTCGATGCGATAATGTCAGACTTCGACGTAAAGTTCGGCAAGACTGGAATGCTAGGAGACGAGAATATAATCAACGCAGTATCTAAAAAAATGAAGGAATACAACTTGAAGATAGTGGTCGATCCTGTCATGGTGTCGAAGACTGGATCTCCTCTAATTGACGATAGAGCTATAGACGCTCTAAGACCATTAATGAAGGAAGCATTAATTTCTACACCTAACAAGTACGAGGCTGAGAGGCTAACTAAGGATAGGATATCTAGCATTGATGATATGAAGAGGGTCTCAAAGAAACTTTACGAGAGTGTAGGCAACGTGGTAGTAAAGGGAGGAAACACATTTGGAGTTGACGTCGCCATAGTAGACGGCCAGGAAATAGAGTTGAGGACACAGAAGGTGAACACTCAAAATTTACATGGAAGCGGTGACGTGTTTTCAGCTTCGATAGTAGGGTACCTTTCAAAAGGAATTCCTTTACTTCAAGCTATAAAGCAAGCTAAAGAATTCACTTACTTCTCGATAGTAAACTCGCTTTCTATAGGCAAAGGGAAGGGACCCGTAGATCCGTTCTCTAATGCAGAAGCTATAATTGAAAGAGAGGAAGGAAGGAGAACCTTAGAGGAGCTCTTATACTTCATGGAGAGCAGTAAAGCTTTTATGAAACTGCTCAGGGACGACTTTAAGGTGAACGTAAGCTATCTCACCAGCTACGGGGACGTGATAAGCCTTGCAGGCGGGCTCATAAAATATTTAGACAAGGTGAAGATAGATGGTCCTCTTTTAGTCAACGTGGAAAACGAAATAAGCAAGATATCGAGGAAAACAGGGAGGAGAATAAACGTGTTGTTACCTTTCTCTCAGTCGATCCTTAAGAAGGCTGAGTCTGGAATCATAAAGCTAACTGAAAGCGGGATTGAAGGAGACGCTATGATCTATGGGGGAAACTTGCTCCTAATGGCATCAACGCTTTATGAAATGCAGAACAAGCTAGAGGTATTATGGTCTTGA
- the sepP gene encoding undecaprenyl-diphosphatase SepP, whose product MNWRYILPIYFIYILLSIIVKLIGEQNFPGNVLLYHAINSSQVTLLNPIMVFLSEYGREYVWIPVTAALFIAGGKYRRASIILASAFVLAIIFGELSKYAVAQPRPFLVLSTYHLLVPKPHDFSYPSGHALIVGVGAITLLLTVPYYISLPLTAEAILVSYSRVYVGVHWPLDVLAGWILAAAISLTAIKLEWLEMKIYDRVKNLATHDRNEANMKEMKKEKRNQS is encoded by the coding sequence GTGAACTGGAGATATATACTACCTATTTACTTTATATATATCTTGCTTTCAATTATAGTCAAACTAATAGGCGAACAGAACTTCCCTGGAAATGTTCTACTATACCATGCCATAAACTCGTCACAAGTGACTCTTCTAAATCCAATAATGGTATTTCTTTCTGAATATGGAAGAGAATACGTCTGGATTCCAGTAACTGCGGCTCTGTTTATTGCCGGGGGGAAGTACAGAAGAGCTTCGATAATCCTCGCGTCCGCTTTCGTCCTGGCGATAATTTTTGGCGAACTGTCGAAATATGCTGTGGCTCAACCCAGACCTTTTCTGGTGCTCTCCACGTACCATCTCTTAGTCCCTAAGCCTCATGATTTCTCATATCCATCAGGCCATGCCCTAATTGTCGGAGTAGGAGCTATAACTTTACTTCTGACGGTTCCATATTACATATCATTACCCCTCACTGCAGAAGCGATACTGGTCAGTTATTCTAGGGTCTACGTGGGAGTTCATTGGCCTTTGGACGTCCTAGCGGGATGGATATTAGCGGCAGCGATCTCGTTAACTGCTATAAAGCTAGAGTGGCTGGAGATGAAAATATATGACCGCGTGAAGAACCTTGCCACTCACGATAGAAATGAGGCGAATATGAAAGAAATGAAAAAAGAGAAGAGGAATCAGAGTTAA